One Hylaeus volcanicus isolate JK05 chromosome 8, UHH_iyHylVolc1.0_haploid, whole genome shotgun sequence genomic window, TATCTTAATAACAACGTTGGcctatttcgaaatatttctaagaaatTCGACGATTCTGTAGGATTTATCGCGTCTGTTGCGGATGCAACTATATCCGTCGATGTTTGCACAGATATGTACGGGCAATTTTGCAACTTGCGCGCCTACTTGGAAGGAACGCTCGCACGCAACGTTGTAACAATTAGACGTGCGGATGTTCGTGCGTTCGCAGCGAACGAAAACATTGAGAAATCTCGATTCTTTATACGAATCGATAAAGATATGGATTTTCACGAACATCCGCGAGTCTGGTGATCGTATTAACTAAAGGCGACGCTCGTGGCttagcgaataaagaagatgCCCCAAGAacaaaattagataaataCAGAGtactaatatttacatatgtgTACAATGCCTATTAATCGGGGGGTCGTTTAACGTATTTAACGATAATCTTCTTCGCTGCCTCCATCGCGCGACAGATGCAATcataaatgaaacattgttCCGTCGTGAATATTGCTCGCGACTCGTAACGGACTTAACGCGATCTCGCTGTAATTACGCTTTAATAACGCCTCGTGGCAAATTCGAGCCAAGTACTCGCTGATGTGTCCCTTACGTAAACGCGGCGATAATCGGAGGAACGCGTTGCAGCGCGCAATTTGTTAgataataagtaaaaaaaagaagaaaaagtagtCAAAGGATTACGTTTTCTCTCGGTAGAATAATGTCGCGGGCGACGAGCAAACGCAAGGATCGTACAGGCTCTCGGTGATATCGGCGAACGGGAAGCAGCTGGAAAATGGGGTAAGTTGGTTACACGTACGTTCATTCGACGTAAATGCGTTTACCTGTTACTATCAAGcgatttaatttctgtacaTTTATCCGATCGATATTATTTGATATCGTTACTGTGTGGAAGAACTGTTCAGGGTAGTGATACCGATAGAAAGAATCGATTCTAAGAAACAACGATTGTATGTCGTTTTCGTCAACATGTTTATCACACGGAACAGATCAGAACTAAGGATGCGTCGCTCGAATTGGTATGTTTTGACtcgaaacgttaataaaaatgacgcGGAGACCCAATAAATTCCAGACCATGGTTTACGACGTTTTAGGGTCATTAAGATATTCTTTCGAGGTATCATATTTTTGCTTAATACCCTCATAGAACGCGAGATAAAAACTGcaagtttcgtttaatttactaagagaattgttttcgttttcgtttctttaaattatttttattcgaatcgttcGTCTCGCAGTCCGTGGAAGGAAAACCCGAAGATAAAGAGGCACGCGCTCAATGGGGGAGTAACCTAGAGTTCTTGATGTCCTGCGTGGCGTTTTCTGTTGGCCTCGGAAACGTTTGGAGATTTCCCAGTACAGCGTACGAAAACGGAGGCGGAGCGTTCCTGGTGCCTTATCTCGTCGTTCTCTTCATCATTGGCAAGCCTATCTACTACATGGAGATGATACTCGGACAATTCAGCAGCAGATCGTGCGTGGAAGTCTGGTCCGTGACGCCGGGCTTCAAAGGTACCTTTAATCGATAAAATGGACTGTATATTGTGacctaaacaaaatttcttttaatattattaatttagaagATGCGAACGTATCAAGACTGACCTGTTAATATTTGTGTACACTGTACAAGGATGATTGTAACCGAGCCTCGAGACCGAACGAAGGTCCGCGCGAACTTCGTTGCTTCTCTTCTAGCTTCTCTTCCAGCTTCTCTTCTAGCGCTCTAACGAACTTGTCCATTTTTCGAGGAATCGGATACGGCGTGACCGTGTCCGTCTTCTCCGTGGTCACCTACTATTGTTCCCTGATGTCGTTGACGATGTACTACCTGCTGGCCAGCTTCCAATCGGTTCTTCCGTGGGCTGTTTGCTGGGAAGAATGGGGCAACGTTTGTTTCGACAGCACATCGGCCAGCAACGCCACCTCGAACGTCAACAAGAGCAGCTCGGCGGAATTGTACTTTCGGTGAGCGTCGAAGATATACTTggtaaattaattcgtttacCGTACGAATCTTTCCTTCCTTTCTATCGTATCACGATCCCTGGAAAACGGGGATCGTTCGATTTCGACGAGCTACGATCAATATCAATTGACTTGGAAAGAACGAAATAGAAGGATACGATACGTATTATGTGCAGTATAATAagatgtacagggtgtcccaaaattGTTGAAGGTCTTTCGTTCCAGATACGTTGTTCTCAACGAATCGGGGATCGAGGAAGGTCTCGGAGAACCATCCTGGAAGCTGGTGGTCGCGCTCTTCGTCAGCTGGACGTGCGTGTTCGTAGTGATCCGGAATGGCGTGAAAAGCACCGGCAAGGCCGCTTACTTCCTCGCGCTGTTCCCGTATGTGATCATGATATGCCTTCTGGTGAGGGCAGTGACCCTGGAGGGAGCCGTGAACGGCATCATATTTCTATTCGAGCCAACCTGGGAAAAGATCTTCGACCCTTCGGTCTGGTACGCGGCCGTCACGCAATCCTTCTTCTCCCTCGGCGTGTGTTTCGGCGCTGTCACCATGTACTCGTCCTACAATCGTTTCGATCACAATGTATTAaggtaattttttcttttttttttttttcttgtattggGCACGGGAACAAGTTTCCCGTGAAACTTTTCATTTGAAAGAGGCATCGCTGGCGATACTATTTCTGCGTTCGCTCGAGTACTATACTTGCGATTCGAAGGTGTACGCACGAGACCTCGCGCGTACTCGCGCGATATACGCGAGCGGTATAGTACTCGAGCGATTCGTTTCAAGCGTGAACGTCATTTTTTATCCGGCGTGAAAAATGTCAACGTTCGTCACCGAAAGTTACGATCAGGTAACGGACTCGAATCATTATTCCAGAGACTGCACGGTGGTGACGACCATGGATCTGGCCACGAGTTTGATAGCAGGGACGACCATCTTCGGGATCTTGGGAAACCTCGCCCACGAAGTGGGCAAAGAAGACATCAGCACGGTGGTGCGCGCCGGCACGGGTCTCGCTTTCATTTCCTATCCGGAAGCGCTCGCCAAGTTCACGGTGGTGCCCCAACTCTTCTCCGTGCTCTTCTTCCTGATGCTGTTCGTCCTGGGTATCGGCACCACCGTCGCCTTCACCGGCGTCATCACCAGCATCATCAAAGACAAGTTCCCTCGGATTCCGAACTGGAAAGTTGCTGCCTGCGTCACGAGCATCGGCTTTCTCGTTGGAATCGTTTATTGCACGCAGGCACGCAgcttttttaacactttatttaccgggagcctatttatagactttttttaattccggtatttagttattcgaacTTATTTACTGTGCCGATGATTGTCtatttacaatgttcagtttttgggaacagacttggctttcaatgtacctagtaacagtatgaaggaattattgccagactagattggcatatgctaccgtagaaaattctttctttaattaaacagtgtttctaaatagcccggtagataaagtgtcgAATTATCCCTTTGATgctacagtaaagtctccataaatggaCCGAAACCGTCCCCGCAACTGGGGTGTGTATCCCTTTGGGGGGTCCAGAAGTCCGATGGCCGAGCAGTGAGAGACTTTACTGGTGCGCTCCGATAAACAATTACAGATGTTATCGAACGAGTCTTTATTATCGTTGCAGGGAGGACAACACGTATTAAACTTGGTGGACTACTTCGGAGGAACGTTCATAATAGTGTTCCTGGCTTCCTTCGAAGTGATAGGGATATCTTGGGTGTACGGTAAATGAATAATTCGCGTCTCCTACCGCCTATGGCGAGGCcaacgagaaaatcgattttgggAAAGATTCCCACCTGCTCGAGTAAAAGACTTCGTTAACGATCAACGTTCTTAGAAACACTCCGAACGAGTCGATTTATCCGTGGCCTCCGCCACAACTTCGCCTACGGCTTTCCAATCGATTCTTATCGCACAGGTGTCGACAACTTTTTGGACGACGTGGAATTCATGATCGGCAACCGCCCTTCCTTCTACTGGAGATTCTGCTGGGGTTTCTTGACACCCCTGGCTCTCTTCTCGATCCTGATTTACTTTCTGAGCGAGTTGACGCCTCTCACCTACAACGGCGAATATTATCCAACTTCTGCCTACGGTAGGAAAATCTTTATTCGAAGGAGGGACTTGTTCGGTGTCCTTGGGTTACAGATTTAAAGCTCTCGAGCGTTAATTGACCTTGCGTGCTATATTATATACTAGACGATAAAATTAACCGTTTGGACCTCTACAGAGATAAACGTAAGCTTCGCATTGTTCCAGTTGCTGGGTGGTTACTGTTAGTGCTGGGAGTAATCCAGTTCCCTATTTGGATCATCGTCACCAGGATGCAAAACAAAGATAAACCCGCGTTGGACGTAAGCAACCGAGATGACCACTTCTTTCGTGAAATCTTCGAGTCCTTTTTCACTTTCGTCCGTATGCTTTCAGATCCTTAAACCGGACCCCGACTGGGGGCCCAAAGATCCGAGCAAGTACAAAGAGTGGAAGGCTTTCAAGGACGCCAAAAGGATATCTAGGATGAACCTGGGCAAGAAAAGGTCGAGAATCGTGACGCTGCTGATCGGAGGAGATTGATAGCAACTGCAGCATTAAGGGATTCGATCAAGAATCTGACCATCGGACTGCTTCGATGACGCTGACGAGATACCCCGTAGATCTCAGCTTATTCTGTATTATAATAGAGACttcgtttctaaataaatacgttaaaCAGTTACGATCTCGCGGTACTAggttgtcccataagttccCGGACACTTgatgcttgaatttttttgacattaacattatttatggAATCGAAGAATCGacagaaatagaagaaaattttgaagaataattattgtttgattataacgttattataaaatgatttattgataGCAAATGTACGGGAACTTatgggacaatctaatattatttacaggaATTTCTGTGTTATCGCGCcaaccatttttatttgtttccacTGGTAACGAGCGTCCGGAGAATGCAAGAGGAGATTCTGTTTCGAGAACGGTCTTCTGGGACAGTGTTATTTCAGCTTTACACGAAGCAGTATGCAAATCAGTTGAAGCCACTTGGGCTGCGTCCTGAGACTCCtctctttcattttctcttgtttGAAGAGGAGCCAGGCTTTCCTGTACTTGGCCTCCCTCGGTCCCCATTCCGACGTCGGCTGAAAACACCTCTTCAAGTTCTGAAACAGAGGATAATTAACCGCGACTGCCTAAATTGTGTATAAATGCGATCTCTGTTTAATTTAActgaaaattttcaacagtTTTCTACCTGTAACAAAGGCAGCCGCCTGTTCTTTACTATTTCCATCGTCATCCAGAATGGTATTTGGAAAATACTAAAGCAGAGTAAAACCGCGCCAGCTGCGTGGGCCGATGTCGGAAATCCTTTGGTTCCGTAGGTCAATGGCGACAGGGTGGCGACGGTGtagatgaaaattgttatcaGAATCAACGGGGTCACGAGGAACCAGCAGATCCTCCAGTAGCtggtcgtcttcctctccaGCATGAACTCGACATCGTTCAGCAAGTTCTCTATACCTGTCTTGATTACTTTAATTACCGGTATTCCGAGCATTTCAAGCAGTTCATTGGGAGGGGAGGGGACTGTCTGTACAAAGAATAGCGTATTAAGCGTCCCACAGAGTGCCACAGACTGCTCTGACGTGACATGGGCCCACGTCAGACACGAAGGGGTGTCAGATTGGTGCATGCGCCTAGCTAATAAAAGCAACCGTTGCACGGCATAGTTAGTTGATTTCATGAGCTACGCGAAGAGCAGTCTGTGGAACGCTTTAGTTCTACGTAACACTAAAAAATTGAGCCACTGGAAGTTGCGACGTTGATCGATGGGGAAAACTGCTTTTGTTTATGAACACTTCTCCaagtatacatatgtacattctTCAGAAACGACGCGAGAATACGAACCGTACAACCACGTTACCGCGGTGATTTCAAAAGAGGCCAAGATGAACACAACGAAGGAGGTGCCATAGTAATCGACGAGCGTCAGCATGAATTGGCCACCCTGCGAACAGAATTTAAAGTCCTTGGACAAACGCTAACGAGATACCATGGCTTATGCAACTCTCGCGAACGTTATCGTACTTTGTTCCCTGATCTTTTATCGTGACTCCGATAGGAAATTAACAtaatcgttcaatttattacgTTGTGTCGCACTTTACTCGCGTCGATAGCGGGTATCTTTCAAGTATCGTCCACTTTCCTGAAAGCTATCTCTTGAACATTGATATCCACGAAGGTGACGATGCTTGGAAACAATACAAAGAAACTCGCGCAATTTTATTGTGTCATATATAAGCGACAGTTCTTATCCTGGTTGTGATCAGATCTGGTTGTATCAGAGAAAACTTTTGTTCGTGGCAGAAATTAACGAAGCAAGGCTATTCGtttctagaaatatttacgtacGGGAGTAACGTAAACTGTGCTGACGGCGAATCCCATCGAGCACACCGTAAAAACGATCTGCCAGATCTCCACGTTCGGAAGCCGCTCTTTCAGGGCGGTTGCGATCCCCGATACCATGCCCACGGTACTGCCAACTCCCAGAACGAACATCATCACGAAAAAGAGAACCGAGAACAGCTGTGGATCACAGATACGGTACaattatgtacataataattttgtaattcttctATTTGCGCGTTTACCTGTGGCAAAAACGTGAACTTGGCTATCGCGTCAGGGTAGGAAACGAACGCCAAGCCAACCCCGGACTTGACCACCTTGTCGATGTCCGCGATCCCCATCTCGTGGGCCAAGTTCCCGAGAATCCCAAAAATCGTGCAACCAGCTATGAAACTGGTCACCGTATCCAGGCTTGTCACGATCATCGCGTCCCTGAAACGTGGAACACTCTAAACTTTTTGTTGTccaaatacagggtgtcccagaaatgTTGAAGCGCATGGAAaggattcgggaggtgattcgaaacaactttttccttggcgaaaatgttgtccgaggtttcgttaaggaggtATCAAGAGAGAACTCCTCTCAAGAGAAAAATCAAAGAGaaatctcgagttgctggtagatagaagaaaaaaaggtctcgagtgcaaagggttgacaGAAAATTCCGACCAATTAgagcgcggccgctccacccgcatactcgcgctctggtCGGTCTTTTCTGTTAATacctccttaacgaagcttcggacaacattttcgctgaggaaaaagttgtttcgaatcaccCTGTATTTCAGGGACCTTCAAGgaccttcaacatttttgaaataccctgtatattatcGTATATTGTAACACATATTGTCCTCGTGTACCTGTAGATGTTGTGCTTGAAGTCGTTGTGCGACGAGTAGGTGATGATGACGCCGAAACAAACGGAAAGCGAGAAAAAGCATTGGGTGACGGCTGCGTACCAAATAGTTGGGTCCAAGAGCTTCGACCATTTCGGCGTGACGAAGTACAATATCCCTTTTGCGGCGCCATCGAGGGTGACCGCTCTGATCAGAAGACTGATCAGAACAACGTAAGGGAAACTCGCGAGAAAATAGGAAGCCTTTCCCGAGCTTCTCACGCCCTGGAACGATACCAGGAGCACCGGGAGCCAGCTACCCAACAAGCAGAGCGTCAATCTCCAATCTGGCAGTCCGATTCCATCGTCGATGTTGTCTTTCTCCTGAAGAACCACCTTCCTGGTATCGAACAGCGCGTAACAATGTTCTCcggtataaataattaagtatattcaagTATGGAGTCAAAGGGAAGGTGAAGTGTCTCACGTGAAGTAAAGTTCAGCCGAGCTGCTGTAGTGTTCGTCGTCTACCAGCAACCTGAACAAGTTCGTTCCCTGGTGCGTTCCTTCGAGCGCGTTCGTACTGTTCGCGCTGGTATTCATCTTCCTGTCGGAGTCCACGCAACGGTCGCCCCATTCTTCTCTGCACTTTGCCCAGGGTAGCTCGGCGGAAAAAGAGGCGACGAGGAAGAACAGCGTCAGAGCCATCAGGTAAGTGTAATACGTCATTAGCGCCACGCACGAACAACACTGGGCCCAACCAACCcctgaaataatttcgtttttttattgttcgaTAGTTTCAAGATACACAGGATGGggcaaaaatgttggaggtccttgaaaagggtagCAAACAGGTGGTtcgggggcggggggggggggggggggNNNNNNNNNNNNNNNNNNNNNNNNNNNNNNNNNNNNNNNNNNNNNNNNNNNNNNNNNNNNNNNNNNNNNNNNNNNNNNNNNNNNNNNNNNNNNNNNNNNNggggggggggggttgatTTGAAACAGCGtgtccttggcgaaaatgttgtccgaagcttcgttaaggagatattaacagaaaacagaTTATTTCAGATTAGCCAGTCTGTCGGAATCATGGACGCCGTTTACCTACCTTTTTTTACATGGGTGCCATACGAGCGATAAGTCTCGCGATACacgttatatttttgcttaaaagaattcaaagttacagttaaaggctgaataaatatatagtaaaaatttggaaGCTCTGTTGTtggaaaattagaaatagCTAAATGGTTGAAGCAGGCCATGTGTTTAGTCTCTGCGcgcgctctctctctctcaacGGAGGTTCGTTCGGTCAGAGGACTTTGTTTAGGAAAAGGCCGGACCGTCGAGGGTGTCCTCGCGGTTGGGATTTTTCTGACATGGTTCAGACTTGTGGAGTCGAGACGTATTGAAAATACAGTAAATTCACAGTTACACAGAGTCATTATTCGCACGCCCTGTAACGCATTCCTGGTCTACATAGTCTGATCTTACACTGTGTTCTTTCATTTCGCTATAAAAACAACCGAGAAAACCTTAAAAAAACGGCCGTCACACGAGACGACCcccttaatagaaataaatatgaaataaaagttgcgaatccATTGCAATGTCTAGTTACGAAGGATCCGGATCCTAAAggttcgatgaaatcgattgTAAATTACCAACAAACGCGGGCGACAATCTCCAAACTTTGATGGACGACGACGAGGAGAACTGTCCCATTATCATCTCTAGATAGTAGAACGGTTTACCAACGAGGAGCAGGACGATGATGTAAGGTATCAGGAACACACCGCCGCCATTTTCGTAAGCGGTGAACGGGAACCTCCAAATGTTACCGAACCCGATGGACATGGCTACGCAGGACAACAGGAACTCTATGCTGTTGTTCCAGCTGCTCGTCGCTTTTACTTCCTCCGTTGACGTCGAGCATCCCGATATCGATTCTCCGGATTCGTTGTCGGAGCGACGACGTCGATCTTTCTCGTCCTCGACGAATGCCGAGTTCCGGTGGCCAGTTTCCACTGCACCGCTCTGCGAATACAACGCAACATATTAGATTATCGCGCAGATGAGAACGtaagtaaaattgtttcgGTATCTTCGGTATCTTTCAACTACGTTTCTACTCGCTGTACGAGTTGATACAGTGGAACGGTTTAACGGTAAGTGGAGTAATTTAGCTGCAAGTGGAGAGGGTTACCGATAAGTGGGCTAA contains:
- the LOC128881492 gene encoding sodium-dependent nutrient amino acid transporter 1-like, with product MTYAQNNVAGDEQTQGSYRLSVISANGKQLENGSVEGKPEDKEARAQWGSNLEFLMSCVAFSVGLGNVWRFPSTAYENGGGAFLVPYLVVLFIIGKPIYYMEMILGQFSSRSCVEVWSVTPGFKGIGYGVTVSVFSVVTYYCSLMSLTMYYLLASFQSVLPWAVCWEEWGNVCFDSTSASNATSNVNKSSSAELYFRYVVLNESGIEEGLGEPSWKLVVALFVSWTCVFVVIRNGVKSTGKAAYFLALFPYVIMICLLVRAVTLEGAVNGIIFLFEPTWEKIFDPSVWYAAVTQSFFSLGVCFGAVTMYSSYNRFDHNVLRDCTVVTTMDLATSLIAGTTIFGILGNLAHEVGKEDISTVVRAGTGLAFISYPEALAKFTVVPQLFSVLFFLMLFVLGIGTTVAFTGVITSIIKDKFPRIPNWKVAACVTSIGFLVGIVYCTQGGQHVLNLVDYFGGTFIIVFLASFEVIGISWVYGVDNFLDDVEFMIGNRPSFYWRFCWGFLTPLALFSILIYFLSELTPLTYNGEYYPTSAYVAGWLLLVLGVIQFPIWIIVTRMQNKDKPALDILKPDPDWGPKDPSKYKEWKAFKDAKRISRMNLGKKRSRIVTLLIGGD
- the LOC128881490 gene encoding sodium-dependent nutrient amino acid transporter 1-like isoform X2, giving the protein MSGAVETGHRNSAFVEDEKDRRRRSDNESGESISGCSTSTEEVKATSSWNNSIEFLLSCVAMSIGFGNIWRFPFTAYENGGGVFLIPYIIVLLLVGKPFYYLEMIMGQFSSSSSIKVWRLSPAFVGVGWAQCCSCVALMTYYTYLMALTLFFLVASFSAELPWAKCREEWGDRCVDSDRKMNTSANSTNALEGTHQGTNLFRLLVDDEHYSSSAELYFTKVVLQEKDNIDDGIGLPDWRLTLCLLGSWLPVLLVSFQGVRSSGKASYFLASFPYVVLISLLIRAVTLDGAAKGILYFVTPKWSKLLDPTIWYAAVTQCFFSLSVCFGVIITYSSHNDFKHNIYRDAMIVTSLDTVTSFIAGCTIFGILGNLAHEMGIADIDKVVKSGVGLAFVSYPDAIAKFTFLPQLFSVLFFVMMFVLGVGSTVGMVSGIATALKERLPNVEIWQIVFTVCSMGFAVSTVYVTPGGQFMLTLVDYYGTSFVVFILASFEITAVTWLYGIENLLNDVEFMLERKTTSYWRICWFLVTPLILITIFIYTVATLSPLTYGTKGFPTSAHAAGAVLLCFSIFQIPFWMTMEIVKNRRLPLLQNLKRCFQPTSEWGPREAKYRKAWLLFKQEKMKERSLRTQPKWLQLICILLRVKLK
- the LOC128881490 gene encoding sodium-dependent nutrient amino acid transporter 1-like isoform X1 encodes the protein MHEDMSGAVETGHRNSAFVEDEKDRRRRSDNESGESISGCSTSTEEVKATSSWNNSIEFLLSCVAMSIGFGNIWRFPFTAYENGGGVFLIPYIIVLLLVGKPFYYLEMIMGQFSSSSSIKVWRLSPAFVGVGWAQCCSCVALMTYYTYLMALTLFFLVASFSAELPWAKCREEWGDRCVDSDRKMNTSANSTNALEGTHQGTNLFRLLVDDEHYSSSAELYFTKVVLQEKDNIDDGIGLPDWRLTLCLLGSWLPVLLVSFQGVRSSGKASYFLASFPYVVLISLLIRAVTLDGAAKGILYFVTPKWSKLLDPTIWYAAVTQCFFSLSVCFGVIITYSSHNDFKHNIYRDAMIVTSLDTVTSFIAGCTIFGILGNLAHEMGIADIDKVVKSGVGLAFVSYPDAIAKFTFLPQLFSVLFFVMMFVLGVGSTVGMVSGIATALKERLPNVEIWQIVFTVCSMGFAVSTVYVTPGGQFMLTLVDYYGTSFVVFILASFEITAVTWLYGIENLLNDVEFMLERKTTSYWRICWFLVTPLILITIFIYTVATLSPLTYGTKGFPTSAHAAGAVLLCFSIFQIPFWMTMEIVKNRRLPLLQNLKRCFQPTSEWGPREAKYRKAWLLFKQEKMKERSLRTQPKWLQLICILLRVKLK
- the LOC128881490 gene encoding sodium-dependent nutrient amino acid transporter 1-like isoform X3, which encodes MHEDMSGAVETGHRNSAFVEDEKDRRRRSDNESGESISGCSTSTEEVKATSSWNNSIEFLLSCVAMSIGFGNIWRFPFTAYENGGGVFLIPYIIVLLLVGVGWAQCCSCVALMTYYTYLMALTLFFLVASFSAELPWAKCREEWGDRCVDSDRKMNTSANSTNALEGTHQGTNLFRLLVDDEHYSSSAELYFTKVVLQEKDNIDDGIGLPDWRLTLCLLGSWLPVLLVSFQGVRSSGKASYFLASFPYVVLISLLIRAVTLDGAAKGILYFVTPKWSKLLDPTIWYAAVTQCFFSLSVCFGVIITYSSHNDFKHNIYRDAMIVTSLDTVTSFIAGCTIFGILGNLAHEMGIADIDKVVKSGVGLAFVSYPDAIAKFTFLPQLFSVLFFVMMFVLGVGSTVGMVSGIATALKERLPNVEIWQIVFTVCSMGFAVSTVYVTPGGQFMLTLVDYYGTSFVVFILASFEITAVTWLYGIENLLNDVEFMLERKTTSYWRICWFLVTPLILITIFIYTVATLSPLTYGTKGFPTSAHAAGAVLLCFSIFQIPFWMTMEIVKNRRLPLLQNLKRCFQPTSEWGPREAKYRKAWLLFKQEKMKERSLRTQPKWLQLICILLRVKLK